DNA from Desulfovibrio inopinatus DSM 10711:
TGCGCCGTAAGCCCGGCAATGCCAGCCAGCCACCGTGGTGATTTGGCGTTGCCGCCAACGATCTCCCGGTGTGCATTCTGTTGGAAAATCGGCCTGTAATCGTATGTTTTCTTCGAGTTCCGCCTTGATAACAGCCAATGATTGCTCGGCTTCTTCTGATGCGGCCTGGATAATACTGGTGTTGCGGGTATCGCCGCGAATGCGCTTCCAGAGCGGATACAGCCGGGCCAAATAGGTTGTTTTGGCATTGCCTCGGGGGGCGGCGATGTCGTGTCGCGCTCCCGGTCCCCACTGCGGGGCCTGTTCGAAAATCCATTCATGAAACGCGCTCGATTCGCCCTTACAGTGATGCGGAAAGTAGGTTTCGCAGAAAAAACGGAAATCGGCTTTGGCATGGGCGATGCGTTCTTCCCGGCCCTCTTCTTCCAGAGCCACCATGTTGGCCAGCTCGGCTTTGAGGGCGGCCAGCTCATTCTGCAACGCTTTGGAATTGAGCTTCATGCATCACGCCCGTAGTGCTTGCGGATGTGATCACAAATGGCATCCATGTGTTCGATAACAAATTCCACGACATCGAGGCGAGTTGCTTCTTTGGCCATGGTGGCCAGGGTACGAAGAACCGTGGCGGCGATATCGTGAATTTGAGCACCTGGTTCCGTGGATCGGCCGGCGGCAACAAGTTTGTGGTAGCCATTGGCGTAGCGTTCCAGGCGCTTCAGACGCTTATCCGGATCGGGTTCGGCTTTGAGCTGTTGCAGTTCCTGCTCAAAACATTCGATCAGTGCCGCAAGAAACGCTTGATTTTTGCCTTCAATATGCTCTTCACCAAGCATGGATTCCAAGCGTAGCTGTTCCCAATCGCAATGGTGCTTTTTGAGGTCGACATTCTTGTGATAGTGAATGGTGCGCACGTCGAGCTGAAACAACGATGCAATTTCTTCTACGGGCATGCCTTGCACGTAGTATTCTCGCATCTGCTTGCGCTTGGCCGTGTAGTCCTTGCCTTTGCGTTTGGGATTTTGCATGGTGTGGAACCTACCTGATAAATCCCCTCATCTCTTGTCACACACCTTAGTCAACCCCTTGATTTTGTGTGTTTATCCCTCTCGTGCATGATGCATTCA
Protein-coding regions in this window:
- a CDS encoding DUF1804 family protein, which gives rise to MQNPKRKGKDYTAKRKQMREYYVQGMPVEEIASLFQLDVRTIHYHKNVDLKKHHCDWEQLRLESMLGEEHIEGKNQAFLAALIECFEQELQQLKAEPDPDKRLKRLERYANGYHKLVAAGRSTEPGAQIHDIAATVLRTLATMAKEATRLDVVEFVIEHMDAICDHIRKHYGRDA